The DNA region TTGCCGTCGACGGCAAAACGATTGGTTGGACCGCTTGCTCTGGACTGCAAGTTTATCCGTCTTGTACGCTCGATGATGCCCTATCCCGTAAAGAGCGCTGGAAGAGAAAAGGGAAACGGAAATGGCTCTTAACGAATAATAAAAGAAAACGCCGTATATCAAACAAAAAGGCTGAACAGCAAACGACTGAAGAGGTTGGCGAAGAGCGTGATATTCAAGCGCCGAAGAGCAGCGATATCAACTTCGTCAACATGGGCCGGTTGTCGCCTGAAAAGGGGCAGGACATGCTCATTCGCGCGTTTGCGGATGTTCATCGCGTTCATGAAAACAGTTGCCTGTATATTCTCGGCAAAGGGCCGCTCGAGAACGACTTGGCTTCGCTGGCGGCCGAACTCGGTTTGGACGGTTGTGTTCATCTTGCCGGTCAGCTGGACAATCCGTTCGGTTTGATGAAAAAATGCGATGCATTCGTGCTTTCTTCGCATTATGAAGGACAACCGATGGTCTTGTTGGAAGCGTTGACGCTCGGCATGAACATCGTGGCTACCGATATCGTTGCCAACCGCACCGTTTTGGAAAACGGCAAATACGGAATGCTCGTCGAAAAAAGCGTCGAGGGACTGAAAGAAGGGATGTTTTCGGTCATCAATCACAAAGGGATGCCTGCGTACCAACCGTTTGATTCCCGTCGTTACAATGAGCAAGCGATGCAAACGTTTTATGATTGTCTTAAGCGCTAACGTTTTGGTGTTGCCGGTAAATCTGACTTCCTCCGTATAGGATGGAAGGCGAAGGGAAGCCTATGGCCAGGTGAGTGTTTATGAAAGCCAATGCGGCGGAAAGAAAAAAATTTGACAAGGCGCTCGATGACATTCTTGAGTTGTTCAATGATCTCGAGGACGATCAGCCGGTCGTGCGGTTCGATGAGGCGATCGTTGAGCAGATTGGGAAAGCCAAGCGGAAATTCGGCGCGCGGGAAGTGGATACGAAAATCAACACGGTCGTACGCGAGATGCTTTCTTGGCTCGACCTGGATGAGGTGGAAGAAGAACCGGCAGCTGAGGAACAATAGCTGCCGGTTGGTTAGTTGAGCGGTTCTATGAGCGATTCGTCGTCGTTTTTCGGCGAACCGACGGCCGCAGATACTTCTTCAGCGCGCATTTTGTCTTCGGGATACGGCTCAAGCAAAGTTTTTATCCAATTGGAGTCCGTCATCTCAGGATCGAGCCATGCGGATTCGTGTTCTTTTTTTAAAATCACAGGCATCCGGTTATGAATGTCTTTCATTAATTCGTTTGGTTCGGTTGTTATAATCGTACACGATTGAATGATTTCCCCTTCCCTCTCCCAACGGTCCCAAAGGCCTGCGAAAGCAAAAGGTTCGCCGTCTTTCAATCGTATATGGAACGGCTGTTTCCGAGATCCAATCTTTTTCCATTCGTAAAAGCCGTCAGCGGGAATGAGGCATCTTCTCCGTTTGAGCAGCCGTGCATAAGAAGGTTTTTCATGGACCGTCTCCGCCCGCGCGTTGATCATTTTATAGCCGATTTTCGGATCCTTTGCCCAGACAGGAACGAGACCCCATTTCAGCATGCCCGCACGGTTTTCGCGACCATCAGAAATGACCGCAACGACATCTTGACTCGGCGCAATGTTGTATCGCGGACGAATGATAATCTTGTCAAGATTGATCAAATTAAATCGTTTGCCAAGCAAAATCGGATTTGTGAAAAGCGTGTATCTGCCGCACATAACGATCCCTCCTTACTACGGATTATAGCACGGAGAGAAACGACAATACGAGATGAAAAGAATAACAGAAAAACTCGGAACCCCTTTCATTGGATTCCGAGTCCTTTGGTTCTACATGTTTAATGCGCGTTGGGCAAGGTTGACATCGCCTTGTCGCAAAGCGGCAAGGTCGTAGGCCGGATAAAGCCCGTGACGGTACATATACAAGAATACTTTGTAATGAAAGTGAATCGCGCCGTTGAGCTGTTGGATAAACACATTGCGCAGCGAGGGGGTTGCTGTTTCCGTTATCGCAGCCGCATACATTCGAACGTCATTTTTGGCCATGCCGAGCAAAGTTCCCGCGAAGAATCCTCGGTCTCCTTTTCGTTCTTCTTCCGATTCGCGCGGTGCATAAGGTCCCACATTGTAAAAGTTAAGCAGTTGCTGCAGGTTGCGCCGGTAGTTGTTGATCGCTTCCATATAAAGCTGTCTCAGTTCAGGATCGGAAACTTGGTTGACTGTTCTTTTTAATAACATCAAATGATGGGATGTGGCGGCGACGACCTCGTGCAACTCCATCGTTTCATGCCACGCGAGCCTTTCCTTTTTTCCCTTCTTGTTCCGTTCATCGTCCATAAACTTTCCCTCCCATGAATTCGTCACTAAATCGTATTCATTTTCACGGAAAACGGGCATGTATCCACGTGAAATTGGGCAGATGTCCATGTGAGCATATCGAATGACGAATTAACGCGTTCGCGAGATAATACAACGGAGGAGAACTAGAGGAGGGATCCAGTTGAAAACGATCATACAAAACGAGATCGATCGTTACCGTAAGGCATCGTATGACATTGACCGGGAGTTCATTGAACGTTGGTCGCCCCGTTCTTTTCAAGAGAAAGAAATACCTGAAGCTTTGCTGTTCAGCTTATTCGAAGCGGCTCACTGGGCGCCGTCGGCGATGAATTTACAACCGTGGCGGTTCATTCTCGCGCGGTCGGAGGAAGATCGAAAACGATTTTATTCGTTTGTCTTCGACTCGAATCGCGCGTGGTGCGAGAAGGCACCGGTATTGGCAATAATCGTTTCGAAAAAAACGAATGACAAAGGAAGGGATAATCGAACTCACGCCTTTGATACGGGGGCAGCATGGGGATTCTTGACCCTTCAAGCTTATAAAAAAGGGTTGATCGTACATGGCATGGGCGGATTTGACAAAGAAGCAGCGCGCAAGGTCTTAAGCATCCCTAAAACTTATGAAATTCACGCTGTAGCCGCTATTGGCTATCAAGACGAAAAAGAAAAGCTTCCCGAGAAATATCAAGAGCGCGAATTCCCGTCCGAACGGAAACCGTTGAAGGAAATCGTATTTGAAGGAACTTGGCCGAAGACGAACAAAGACTGACCGAAGGGCTTCGATCAGTCGGTGAAGGTTATTTGAGTTCGAGCGGTTGATTCGCCTTTGTCGTTGCACGCTTCTTCAAGCAGAATTTGCGCTTAAACAAAACAAACTTTCTTTTAGGACTTTTGTCCTGTATTTGTAGTTGCGACTGGTACAAGTCGATTAGTTTGTCGAGTTCTTGGCTGTATTGCAAAACTTTTTTTGAATGCAATCCATGAACTTGCGCCGTTTCAATCATTTGCGCACGTTTTTTTTCGATCGCTTCCAACAACATCGAAATCACCTGAATTCTTTAGAATGGCTTGTCTTATTATCTAATACATTGACAAAATTTTAAAGGGTTTCGACGAAAGTTCTTAATTATCGACAAAAACTTTTCCGAATTTTTTTCACGATTCGGCAAAAAAATGAATCATTTGGTAAAATCGACTCATGATTGCCATGGAAACATCGCAGGAAACAAACGGCAGATTCAACAATTCATGATATAATGAGGGTGCCCTTCACCAAACAATCAAAGGGTGAAACCAAGAAGGGAAGGGATTGTTATCCTCCATGAAGAAGATTCAGGCGAATGATGTTTACGGTTCGATTCAAGAATGGGTGGTTCCCGCGGAGAAAGTGGCCAACGTGCAAATCGGCAATCCGCTTGACCACGCGTTGCTTGTCTTAATAAAAACGGGATATTCAGCGATACCCGTTCTTGACTCGTCATCGTGTTTAAAAGGGTTGATCAGCAAAACGATGATTCTCGATTTTGCACTTGGGTTGGAACGCATTGAATTTGATAAATTGACAAACCATCAAGTAGAAGAAGTGATGAGGAAAGACGTGCCTACCGTACGTGAAAACGAGGCTTTTTTGCGTGCCTTGAAACTGTCGATCGACAGCCCGTTTTTGTGCGTCATCAATGACAGCGGTTATTTTCAAGGCATTTTGCCAAGAAGCGCGGTCTTGAAATTTGTCAATCATTATTTAAGAGAAATGCAGAAAGAATTGGCTGAACATAAGTAATCACGGGAGTTGCGCGCATGACCGAAACATTCAAGCGAGCGGAGACAAAATCGAGCGCGTCTGCGGGGCATACTCGCCGCCCTTTTGTTCTCGCGTCATTGGTGATCGCAATGTTTATGGCCGCCATCGAAGGAACGATCGTGGCGACAGCAATGCCGAACATTGTCGCGGATCTTGGCGGTTTTTCGTTGTACAGCTGGGTATTTTCCGCTTTTCTGTTAATGCAGGCGGTAACGACGCTCATTTACGGTAAACTTTCCGACCTGTTCGGCCGCAAACCGGTCTTTCTGTTCGGCGTTCTCATTTTTTTGATCGGTTCGATCTTGTGCGGCTTCGCTGAATCGATGACGATGCTCATCGTTTTCCGTCTGCTCCAAGGCATCGGGGCTGGAGCGGTGCAGCCGATCGCAACAACGATTGTCGGGGATTTGTATGAGGTTCGCGAGCGCGCCAAAATACAGGGATATTTGGCTTCTGTCTGGGGAATTTCTGCGATTCTCGGTCCGCTGGCCGGCGGTTTGATCGTGCAATATTCCGATTGGGCTTATGTGTTTTGGCTTAATGTTCCGCTTGGAGTGCTCGGGCTCATCGGTGTCCTCATATTCTTTCGCGAGTCGGTCGAAAAGGAAGCGCGCTCGATCGATTATGTCGGTTCAGCGTTATGTTTCATCGTTGTGTCCTCGCTCATGATCGTATTCATCAAAAGCGGGAGCGACTGGGGGCTTGCCTCGCTTCCGACTGTTATGCTTTTATTCATTTTTGTCATAAGTTTCGGACTATTTCTTGCGTGGGAAAAGAAATTTCCAGCACCGATGATGCCGCTCTTCCTTTGGAAGCATCGACTAGTCGCTCTCGCCAACATCGCCACGTTAACGTCGGGAATGATCTTAATCGGTCTTTCCAGTTTTTTGCCTGCCTACGTTCAAGGCGTTATGGGCTACTCTGCGATTACAGCCGGATTTACGCTGACGATGTTGTCGGTCGGGTGGCCGGTCGCTTCGACGTTTGCCGGACCGATTTTTCTCAAAATCGGATATCGCAACACAGCTGTCGCAGGCGGGATCGCGCTGTTAATCGGGTCGTTGTTTTTCGTATTTCTTGATCCGGAGAATAGTCCAGTTTGGCCGGGGATCGGTTCGTTTTTCACGGGCGTTGGCATGGGGTTGACGAGTACGACGTTCATCGTTGCCGTTCAAAACAGTGTCAACTGGAAAACACGCGGGGTGGCTACGGCATCGAATATGTTTATGAGAATGCTCGGAAGCTCGATGGGAGCAGCGTTGCTCGGCGGCTTACTCAA from Bacillales bacterium includes:
- a CDS encoding glycosyltransferase, whose product is PIYTLPIGVKGAEFIADSDEFHNRIVVISKEADTFEGEFARFAVDGKTIGWTACSGLQVYPSCTLDDALSRKERWKRKGKRKWLLTNNKRKRRISNKKAEQQTTEEVGEERDIQAPKSSDINFVNMGRLSPEKGQDMLIRAFADVHRVHENSCLYILGKGPLENDLASLAAELGLDGCVHLAGQLDNPFGLMKKCDAFVLSSHYEGQPMVLLEALTLGMNIVATDIVANRTVLENGKYGMLVEKSVEGLKEGMFSVINHKGMPAYQPFDSRRYNEQAMQTFYDCLKR
- a CDS encoding SOS response-associated peptidase, translating into MCGRYTLFTNPILLGKRFNLINLDKIIIRPRYNIAPSQDVVAVISDGRENRAGMLKWGLVPVWAKDPKIGYKMINARAETVHEKPSYARLLKRRRCLIPADGFYEWKKIGSRKQPFHIRLKDGEPFAFAGLWDRWEREGEIIQSCTIITTEPNELMKDIHNRMPVILKKEHESAWLDPEMTDSNWIKTLLEPYPEDKMRAEEVSAAVGSPKNDDESLIEPLN
- a CDS encoding spore coat protein, with protein sequence MDDERNKKGKKERLAWHETMELHEVVAATSHHLMLLKRTVNQVSDPELRQLYMEAINNYRRNLQQLLNFYNVGPYAPRESEEERKGDRGFFAGTLLGMAKNDVRMYAAAITETATPSLRNVFIQQLNGAIHFHYKVFLYMYRHGLYPAYDLAALRQGDVNLAQRALNM
- a CDS encoding nitroreductase family protein; the protein is MIQNEIDRYRKASYDIDREFIERWSPRSFQEKEIPEALLFSLFEAAHWAPSAMNLQPWRFILARSEEDRKRFYSFVFDSNRAWCEKAPVLAIIVSKKTNDKGRDNRTHAFDTGAAWGFLTLQAYKKGLIVHGMGGFDKEAARKVLSIPKTYEIHAVAAIGYQDEKEKLPEKYQEREFPSERKPLKEIVFEGTWPKTNKD
- a CDS encoding aspartyl-phosphate phosphatase Spo0E family protein, with translation MLLEAIEKKRAQMIETAQVHGLHSKKVLQYSQELDKLIDLYQSQLQIQDKSPKRKFVLFKRKFCLKKRATTKANQPLELK
- the cbpB gene encoding cyclic-di-AMP-binding protein CbpB yields the protein MKKIQANDVYGSIQEWVVPAEKVANVQIGNPLDHALLVLIKTGYSAIPVLDSSSCLKGLISKTMILDFALGLERIEFDKLTNHQVEEVMRKDVPTVRENEAFLRALKLSIDSPFLCVINDSGYFQGILPRSAVLKFVNHYLREMQKELAEHK
- a CDS encoding MDR family MFS transporter, which produces MTETFKRAETKSSASAGHTRRPFVLASLVIAMFMAAIEGTIVATAMPNIVADLGGFSLYSWVFSAFLLMQAVTTLIYGKLSDLFGRKPVFLFGVLIFLIGSILCGFAESMTMLIVFRLLQGIGAGAVQPIATTIVGDLYEVRERAKIQGYLASVWGISAILGPLAGGLIVQYSDWAYVFWLNVPLGVLGLIGVLIFFRESVEKEARSIDYVGSALCFIVVSSLMIVFIKSGSDWGLASLPTVMLLFIFVISFGLFLAWEKKFPAPMMPLFLWKHRLVALANIATLTSGMILIGLSSFLPAYVQGVMGYSAITAGFTLTMLSVGWPVASTFAGPIFLKIGYRNTAVAGGIALLIGSLFFVFLDPENSPVWPGIGSFFTGVGMGLTSTTFIVAVQNSVNWKTRGVATASNMFMRMLGSSMGAALLGGLLNARLRSYLQAHGKQIDENISIDTANVLLSGSRNDPFSEQTLQLLENGLTVGLHAVYIGVFVIAAGTFIVTLLLPKLETQSK